The DNA sequence CCAAGATCAAAGAAGCTATGCAGAATCATAAATCTGTTAAGGATGCTTTATTTGAGGATGAAGATGAGCATGAGCATCATCACCATCATCACGCCCATGATGACGAATGTGGTTGTGGCTGTCATGACCATGATCATGAACATCATCATCACGACCATGACGATGAATGTGGCTGTGACGATCATGACCACGATCACGAACATCATCATCACGACCATGACGATGAATGCGGCTGTGGCTGTCATGATCACGAGCATGAACATCATCACGACCATGATGATGAATGCGGTTGTGGCTGTCATGACCACGATCATCACCATCACCACCATGCGGATGAAGTGTTTACGAGCTGGGGCAAGGAGACTCCGCATAAGTTTAATGAAGATAAATTAAGAGAGACTCTGGACGAGCTTGCTAACACAGAGGAATATGGTATTATCCTTCGTGCAAAGGGTATCGTTCCAAGTGATGGTACAGACTGGTTATACTTTGATCTTGTACCGGGTGAGTATGAGATCCGTAAGGGAAATCCGGATATCACAGGTAAGTTATGTGTGATCGGAAGCAAACTGGCAGAAGACAAGCTTGCAGAGCTGTTTGAGGTATAGGAGAAAATGATGGCAAGACAACAGGAAACAGAGATTCCGGTTTATGTATTTATGGGCTTCCTTGATAGTGGTAAAACTACATTTGTGAAGGAGACATTATTAGACCGGGAATTCACCGGAGGCGCCAAGACCCTGCTTCTTGTATGCGAAGACGGTGAAGAAGAATACGATGAGAAAGACCTGAAAAAGAAAAATATTTTTCTGGAATTCATAGAAGAAGATCAGTTGAACACAGAGCACCTGTTAGATCTGCAGGACAAATATCAGCCGGAGCAGGTTATGATCGAATACAATGGTATGTGGAAGCTGGATAAGATCTTTGATATCCGTGTGCCGAAGGGATGGACCGTTGTCCAGGTATTATCCTTTGTAAATGCTGAGACATATGATGTATATCAGCAGAATATGAAAGCAACTATGATGGATCAGGTTAACAGTGCGGATATGGTAGTATTTAACCGTTGTGATGAGAATTCCAAACGTGCAGAATGGCGCAGAGGGATCAAGGCAGTCAACAGACGGGCACAGATCATCTTTGAGATGAAGGATGGTTCGATCGCACCGGATGTGAATGACGAAGAAGATCTGCCATATGATGTAAAGGCTGACGTGATCGAGCTGAACGATGAGGATTTCGGTATCTGGTATGTGGATGCCTCCGATCAGCCGGATCGTTATGTTGGTAAGAAGATCCACTTCCGTGGCATGGTATTCAAGCCGAAACAGTATGGTAAGAATGCATTTGTACCGGGACGTTTTGCTATGACTTGCTGTGTAGAGGATATTACATTTGTAGGCTTCAAATGCTATTACGATGGCTCTAAGAATCTGGTTGACAGACAGTGGGTAGATGTAACAGCAACGATCAAGAAAGAATACTATCCTGATTTTGAGGGAGATGGTCCGGTTCTCTATGCAGAGAAGGTTGTGCTGACCGGTCCGCCGGAAGAAGAGGTTGTATACTTCAGTTAAAGGAATAAAGTAAAAAGAATAAAATGCATTTGACTTTTTGAGTAGATACAAGTAGTATAAATGCAGGCGTATAAAAAGCTGCCGTCAGGCAGCTTTTTATATTCAGGTCTGACTTGCTCCCGTGGAGAGACGGCAGGGATGTCGAAAGGAGCAGATGCAGATGTACAGTAAAGTAACAAGTGGTGGAGTCCTTGGCGTAGAAGGACTTCTGATCCAGGTAGAAACAGACATTAATGATGGTTTACCAATGTTTAATATGGTAGGCTTTTTGTCTGCGTGCGTAAAAGAGGCCGGAGAACGAGTGAGAACAGCCCTTAAGAATTCCGGCTTTCAGATACCTCCTAAAAGGATTACGATCAATCTATCACCGGCAGATATCCGTAAGGAAGGAACTGCCTATGATCTTCCTATTGCCATAGGAATTATGGTATCTATGGGGATTATTCCGTCTGAAAGAACAGAAAATATTTTAATCTTAGGCGAACTGGGGCTTGACGGCAGAGTAAATGCTGTGTCAGGAATACTCCCGGTTGTTCATCATGCAGTAAAACAAGGTATCACACGCTGTCTGGTTCCTGCCGATAATGCTGAAGAAGCAGCATTGATCCGC is a window from the Lachnospiraceae bacterium GAM79 genome containing:
- a CDS encoding GTP-binding protein — protein: MTKIDIISGFLGAGKTTLIKKLIEEGFKGEKLVLIENEFGEIGIDGGFLKDAGVQITEMNSGCICCSLVGDFGTALKKVITEYAPDRIIIEPSGVGKLSDVIKAVKDVAEEVEVQLDSYTTVADVSKCKIYMKNFGEFFNNQIESANTIVLSRTQTASQDKIEKAVAMIREHNAEATIITTPWDDIDGSKIKEAMQNHKSVKDALFEDEDEHEHHHHHHAHDDECGCGCHDHDHEHHHHDHDDECGCDDHDHDHEHHHHDHDDECGCGCHDHEHEHHHDHDDECGCGCHDHDHHHHHHADEVFTSWGKETPHKFNEDKLRETLDELANTEEYGIILRAKGIVPSDGTDWLYFDLVPGEYEIRKGNPDITGKLCVIGSKLAEDKLAELFEV
- a CDS encoding GTPase, producing the protein MARQQETEIPVYVFMGFLDSGKTTFVKETLLDREFTGGAKTLLLVCEDGEEEYDEKDLKKKNIFLEFIEEDQLNTEHLLDLQDKYQPEQVMIEYNGMWKLDKIFDIRVPKGWTVVQVLSFVNAETYDVYQQNMKATMMDQVNSADMVVFNRCDENSKRAEWRRGIKAVNRRAQIIFEMKDGSIAPDVNDEEDLPYDVKADVIELNDEDFGIWYVDASDQPDRYVGKKIHFRGMVFKPKQYGKNAFVPGRFAMTCCVEDITFVGFKCYYDGSKNLVDRQWVDVTATIKKEYYPDFEGDGPVLYAEKVVLTGPPEEEVVYFS